The following DNA comes from Caretta caretta isolate rCarCar2 chromosome 10, rCarCar1.hap1, whole genome shotgun sequence.
AATGTAAAAGGCATCCCAGGCTAGAGAGCTAAGAGGACACAACAgttcaggttgcaccctggggaatgTTACAGCCATATCCTGCTAAGTTGGGGGTGCCATCATTGTAATGGGAAATTAATTTACATGCTTACTTGAGGTTCCTTTCCCGGCATCAGGCTTGCGTATGTTTGATTGCTGGGACTGACTGGATTGCGGTGGAATCTCAAACAGATCCTGACTTTCAGCATAGCTGGACCACCCCCGTTGCATGTCCCCATcctctcaatgtcccttccagtcctacaatgctatgatcctcctcctcctcctcctcctttcacgCAGCGGCCTGTGACTCAGGCTTCTCCGAGGTATCCCCGGTGCTGTGCGGGATGTCAGTGGGGTCTTCACCAAGTATGTCATGCAGCTGTTTGCAAAAGCATCAGGTCTGCGGCTCAGTACCAGATTGACTGTTGGCCTCCCAGGGTTTCTGATATCCCTGCtgcagttccttcactttcacgCAGTGCTGCTGCTGATCGCTGGCATACCCCTTTTCCTGCAACCCCAGCGCGATGTGTTCGTAGATGTCCATGTTTCTgtggctggtccatagctgtgaTTGCGTAGCCTCTTCtctccacaggcccaggagatcgaCTCCAGGCCATCATGCGTCTGCAACATATAACCAGCATGATCAGCCAGGCAGTTGCAGTCAACAGTGGAGAACTGCTAGGTGTGCTCCCCAAGATGGACAGtctggaaaaggcatttcaaaagtttgcagggatTTTAAAGGGTGATGGGACTTCTGGACTCCGTGACCCctagggcagtggagttcacaattgtgactgGAGTGGTCACTGTTGGATATTTTGGGACAACAGCTGGGGGACATCATAGGTGTCTACATTCACGCTGTGTTGACCTCAGTACATCGACCAGGGCTCCACGCCACCTGGAGAGGTGGAGTCACTACATCGGCATAATGGAGAGCTTATGtcggtgggagacaaatttaagcaTAGACACGTGCACAGCTAGGCttatgcaaggcagcttacgtcgacctaacgttgtagtgtagaccaggcctaagtaacCTCAGCTTAgttcctaagccctggtctacactaggactttagatcgaatttagcagcgttaaatcgatttaaacctgcacccgtccacacaatgaagccctttatttcgacttaaagggctcttaaaatcgatttccttactccacccctgacaagtggattagcgcttaaatcgacgttgccggctcgaatttggggtactgtggacacaattcgatggtattggcctccgggagctatcccagagtgctccattctgaccgctctggacagcgctctcaactcagatgcactggccaggtagacaggaaaagaaccgcgaacttttgaatctcatttcctgtttggccagcgtggcaagctgcaggtgaccatgcagagctcatcagcagaggtgaccatgatggagtcccagaatcgcaaaagagctccagcatggactgaacgggaggtacgggatctgatcgctgtttggggagaggaatctgtgctatcagaactccgttccagttttcgaaatgccaaaacctttctgaaaatctcccagggcatgaaggacagaggccataacagggacccgaagcagtgccgcgtgaaactgaaggagctgaggcaagcctaccagaaaaccagagaggcgaacggccgctctgggtcagagccccaaacatgccgcttctatgatgagctgcatgccattttagggggttcagccaccactaccccagccgtgttgtttgactccttcaatggagatggaggcaatacagaagtaggttttggggacgaagaagatgatgaggaggaggttgtagatagctcacagcaagcaagcggagaaaccggttttcccgacagccaggaactgtttctcaccctagacctggagccagtaccccctgaacccacccaaggctgcctcctggactcagcaggcggagaagggacctctggtgagtgtaccttttaaaatgctatacatggtttaaaagcaagcatgtgaaaggattactttgccctggcatttgcggttctgcctttgcaaaaggtttctggggagggcagccttatttcgtccttcatggtaggacactttaccactccaggccagcaacacgtactggggaatcactgtagaacaaagcattgcagtgtatgtttgctggcattcaaccaaaatccgttcacgcggtgggaggaggcaaaatgcgaccttgtaacgaaagcacatgtgctatgtatgtaatgttaactttcaaggtttaccctgaaagagtgtagccactgttttataaaatgtgtctttttaaataccgctgtccctttttttttctccaccagctgcatgtgtttcaatgatcacaggatcttctccttcccagaggctagtgaagcttagaaagaaaaaaaaacgcactcgcgatgaaatgttctccgagctcatgctgtcctcccacactgacagagcacagacgaatgcgtggaggcaaataatgtcagagtgcaggaaagcacaaaatgaccgggaggagaggtggagggcggaagagagtaagtggcgggctgaagagagtaagtggcgggctgaagacagggctgaagctcaaaggtggcggcagcgtgatgagaggaggcaggattcaatgctgaggctgctgcaggaccaaaccagtatgctccagtgtatggttgagctgcagcaaaggcagctggagcacagactgccactgcagcccctctgtaaccaaccgccctcctccccaagttccatagcctccacacccagacgcccaagaacacggtggggaggcctccggccaaccagccactcccccacagaggattgcccaaaaaaaagaaggctgtcattcaataaattttaaagttgtaaacttttaaagtgctgtgcttaaagtgctgtgtggcattttccttccctcctccaccacccctcctgggataccttggtagtcatccccctatttgtgtgatgaatgaataacgaatgcatgactgtgaagcagcaatgactttattggctctgcaagcaatgattaaagggaggaggggagggtggttagcttacagggaagtagagtgaaccaaggggcgggggggttcatcaaggagaaacaaacagaacttttacaccgtagcctggccagtcatgaaactgtttttcaaagcttctctgatgcgtaccgcgccctcctgtgctcttctaaccgccctggtgtctggctgcgcgtaaccagcagccaggcgatttgcctcaacctcccaccccgccataaacgtctcccccttactctcacagatattgtggagcacacagcaagcagtaataacagtgggaatattggtttcgctgaggtctaagcgagtcaataaactgcgccagcgcgcctttaaacgtccaaatgcacattctaccaccattctgcacttgctcagcctgtagttgaacagctcctgactactgtccaggctgcctgtgtacggcttcatgagccatggcattaaggggtaggctgggtccccaaggatacatataggcatttcaacatccccaacagttattttctggtctgggaataaagtcccttcctgcagcttttgaaacagaccagagttcctgaagatgcgagcatcatgcacctttcccggccatcccacgttgatgttggtgaaacgtcccttgtgatccaccagagcttgcagcactattgaaaagtaccccttgcggtttatgtactcggcggcttggtgctccggtgccaagatagggatatgggttccatctatagccccaccacagttagggaatcccattgcagcaaagccatccactatgacctgcacatttcccagggtcactacccttgatatcagcagatctttgattgcgtgggctacttgcatcacagcagcccccacagtagatttgcccactccaaattgattcccaactgaccggtagctgtctggcgttgcaagcttccacagggctatcgccactcgcttctcaactgtgagggctgctctcatcttggtattcatgcgcttcaggacaggggaaagcaagtcacaaagttccatgaaagtgcccttacgcatgcgaaagtttcgtagccactgggaatcgtcccagacctgcaacactatgcggtcccaccagtctgtgcttgtttcccgagcccagaatcggcgttccacagcatgaacctgccccattagcaccatgatgcatgcattgtcagggcccatgctttcagagaaatctgtgtccatgtcctgatcactcacgggaccgcgctgacgtcgcctcctcgcccggtatcgcgttgccatgttctggtgctgcatatactgctgaataatgcgtgtggtggttaatgtgctcctaattgccaaagtgagctgagcgggctccatgcttgccgtggtatggcgtccgcacagaaaaaaggcgcggaacgattgtctgccgttgctctgacggagggaggggcgactgacgacacggcttacagggttggcttcagggagctaaaatcaacaaagggggtgcctgtacatcaaggagtatttcaggcaggactgcacggagggttccaataagaaatggtgcacctaagttatcgttgttattggaacaaggaggttagcctggcctctgattgatacatggctagatttacctcgctgcaccttctctgtgagtgactgcagtgtgacctagaggaatgagtcccctagacaggggaggaggcaaatgagtacaaaacaaatctggtctatttcttgttttgacccactccatctatcttttacatctttggctggcagcagacggtgcagaaggactgcatgccatccacatctcatggctgcttggcagaagatggtacagtacgcctgctagccatccccatctcttgcctgcctggcagaagatggtgcaatacgactgctagcaatcctcatctcttgcctgcctggcagaagatggtacagtacgactgctagcagtccgtatcgcctgcctgctcaccataagacggttcaataggactgactgcaggactaaagagaatgacctggtcaagtcactccaaatttagtccctgcgcccatgtctgcccaggcgctcccagccgacgcggccaggagcacctcggacacgatgaggacgactaccaatcgtattgcaccgtctgctgccagaaggcaaggggttgctgctactgtgcagcaaagccgtaccgcgtctgccagcacccaggagacatagggtgacggttacctgagcgggctccatgcttgctgtggtatggcgtctgcacaggtaactcaggaaaaaaggcgcgaaatgattgtctgcccttgctttcacggggggagggagggaacgggaggctgacgatatgtacccagaaccacccgcgacaatgttttagccccatcaggcattgggatctcaacccagaattccaatgggcagcggagactgcgggaactgtgggatagctacccacagtgcaacgctccggaagtcgacgcttgcctcggtactgtggaagcgctccgccgagttaatgcacttaatgcacttagagcatttactgtggggacacacacactcgaatttataaaaccgatttctaaaaaaccgacttctataaattcgaccttattccgtagtgtagacataccctattgTCTAACCTTTCTGCTGAGTTGGTGTTTTCTTCCTGATGGAAGAGACCAGTTAGTTCTTATGCCCCTGAGTTTCCCCTGCTCTATCTCCCTGTCTATCCAGATTCTTACACCATATGCTGAATTTCTACATCTGGCCTTGGTTGTAACGTTCTCTTGaagagcaggaagggagggaatATCTCTGAGATTCTCTAGTAAAAACGTTCTCACAGCCGGTCAGCAGAGCTGaagtggttggtttttgtttatcTTTAGTCCTAACTGGATCTGAAGACGTGGACAAGTGGGAAGCTACAATGAAGGTTTTGGAGAGTCTGATTCGAAGGAATTCAGCTACTACAAGAGAGGTAAGGCCACGTGGGCTGTTCCAACAGGCTTTAGTCAGAGGGTTGCCATCTTGGCCTCAGAAGGAAGCTAGGCATAACGCAGTGCAAGATGGTAACGTATAAAGAGCGACAGACCAGGCTGACTTGTCCTGGAGTTGGGACAGACCATGGTGAAGGCAGCAGCATGGCAGCTGGCTCTTTTTGTCTCTTTTGGACTCCTTTTGCAGTGGGAATGGAGACCAGGAGACAAGTAGAGCCTACCAGTGAGCTTAGGGTTGAGGAGGATATTGGAAGCGGCACACTTTGTCCAGCGTGAGCAGAGCTGCCTGTGGAGCAGTTTTGAAGCCTCAGCTGGTGCAGCAATGCAAATCAGAAGACAATAAAATGTCTTTTATGCTTTCTTCAGACCCATTGTGTTCCACTCTCTCTGGCTCCTCATCAAGAGATGTTTGGGGCAGACTAGTCAAGATGCAGAGCCTGGGTGGGCAGAGAGAAATTGGGACAAGGGGTTGCTGATGCAGTGGCTCTTCACCATGGGTCATCTGCAGGGACTGAACTTGAGTCTTCCAGTGCCAAAAGCATGCGCCTCTACCAACTGACAAGAGATGTAACAGTAGCAGTTATAGGTTCTTATCCTGTTGTGTGGGCTGGCCACTAGAGGGATCACTTACTGCCCTGTAGGTTTTACTAAGGTGTCTTCTCCATTCCTTGCCACTAAGGTTCTTCCAAAAGCCATGTTTTAAAGGGGCATGGACATCAACCAAGAGGTTAGTCATTTCTTTGAGCAGTCCTACCTCAGTGGCACCCTGGCTTGTCATGTCCTCTGCTGTGTCTAATACTCAGGCCCTGCCTCTTCATGTCCAATCCTCTCTCAGAGGCAGCCAAAATGAAGTTTGTGTCTGCATCTTCCTTTGTAAACCCTCAGGGGCGGGAAGAACTTGCAGCCCAGAAGGTGGCCTCTCTGCTTTTGTATTTTGTGCAGGTGAGCATGGAGTTGGCTAAAGTactgctgcacctggaggaaaaGACCTACATTGAGGGCTTTGTGGAGCTCCGTCAGAGAGCCCTAGTGGCTGTCACCATCACAGATCCAGTACCAGTGAGTCTCTG
Coding sequences within:
- the LOC142073352 gene encoding uncharacterized protein LOC142073352: MQSSSAEVTMMESQNRKRAPAWTEREVRDLIAVWGEESVLSELRSSFRNAKTFLKISQGMKDRGHNRDPKQCRVKLKELRQAYQKTREANGRSGSEPQTCRFYDELHAILGGSATTTPAVLFDSFNGDGGNTEVGFGDEEDDEEEVVDSSQQASGETGFPDSQELFLTLDLEPVPPEPTQGCLLDSAGGEGTSAACVSMITGSSPSQRLVKLRKKKKRTRDEMFSELMLSSHTDRAQTNAWRQIMSECRKAQNDREERWRAEESKWRAEESKWRAEDRAEAQRWRQRDERRQDSMLRLLQDQTSMLQCMVELQQRQLEHRLPLQPLCNQPPSSPSSIASTPRRPRTRWGGLRPTSHSPTEDCPKKRRLSFNKF